A region of the Acipenser ruthenus chromosome 40, fAciRut3.2 maternal haplotype, whole genome shotgun sequence genome:
GAAAAGATAGAAGAAGCAGAGTAAATGACTGGATTGAAAAGGCTTGAGAGGTTTGAGGCGATTTTAAAAACCACACTGGATCTCAATCCAAAGATGGGGCGCCCAGGGTGACATTCTGGGCTTTCCAAGAGAGCAGTGAGCAGGACCTCACCTTTCCCTCCGGCACAGCCAGCTCCAGATGCTTATACTTCAAAACCCCAATAAAGCTTGAATCGACAAACACCTGGAACAAATGAACAGCCGGGTAAAGCCAGTGGACTTATTTAAGAAAGCACGTCCCTGCTTGTTGAAGAAAAATGACCACATCTGCATGGTGAATTACATGAGGGAAGCAAGCAATGGCTTGGGTAGCTTACCAGGGCTCTGTCGCGAACCTTGTCATTGGAGTGAAGCGTGCCTCCGCTGGGGATGGTGGTCTCATACAGAGTGTACCCATACGACTGCCCGTTACCGTTATTGACAGGCAGGTTCTCCATGTTAACGGGGCTCTCCGACTTGAATGGCTAGGGCAGACAGAGAAGACTCTCATCTAAACGCCATGGTCTTTGTGTAGCAGGGTTATGCAAACCAAACACCTAACAGTAAACGCCTCTGCGGTATATGAAAAAGGAATTCTGAACCACACTGATTTCTCCCTGTGGGACAGGGCATAGAATCCATACAGAAACTCAAGACTGGGTTTATTTGCCTGGTCCCGGAGGTGTCCACACGCACAGGTGCTGAAGCTGAGTTAGGGAACAGGCATCTGAGAAATGTTATGCACTTAAAAAGGGATCATTTGAACTAAATCAACACTGTACTGATATTTCATTTCTTATGTAATTTACTGCAAGCATGGTAAATACTGATCTTGGCAGAAACGACAGCAGAGAATCACACACCACACGTCAcagaatattaaacaggtaagtcGTTGAATATTCGCATAATATAAGAAGACACGTCAGCATCCAATTATGAGACGTGATCTCGGATTCCCGCACAGAATGTCTTTCCCTACCTCGCCAGCCAACTGCAGAGCCTCCCACAGGGGCATGTACTGATACACAGTGGAGGCATCATAGGACATCTTTGGAAATAAGGCAGGCACATCAGGAAGACTTTCACctgaaagaaatgtatttatttagagcGAATAGAACATGTTATGCTAGTAACTAGCTATACTGCAcaattcagaatatatatatcaaaagagccaacttccccacgtttcggtatgtttaacatacctttgacaaacagtggaggtacttctaggcttttgaagccatggtaaccacactcgCTTATTTCTATTTAAGTCTATTCAtttgcttgtgatgtcatttactacagaTCTAATCAAATTTCATACAATTCCACCCCCAAGACAAATGCAGTTTTTGTATGCGTTTTGTGCATAATTGCTTGCTTCAAATCTACTGTTTTCTATTTTGTAACAagatcatctctttttttttggtttaaagatTGAAATTAAAATACGTGCAATTAAAGACTGAACAATGAAGGGCTTCTATTTAGTGGATATGCCTCAGAGTGTTTCATATCTTAACAGTTTGTATGTAAAACTTCACCCTCTAGTGTTTGCAATCCCTCCTCTCTGCTTCAGGGCACACTAAGCGCATTAAGTGAAGAAATTAGATAATTATTTTGTCTGAgggatttaaaacaaaagaaacaccagGTTTGATGTATACTTAACCACAGCCTAATGATACAGGGAGTGAATTAAAAACGCTGCCAGTGAAATATGGGTTTCATTTATCTCTGGGCCTCAAGACACCTTTAAAAAGGTTTAATTGATtgcataaatattttaaaaacctcagaCTGTATCAGCAAACCTATTGGCTAAGGCAGTGCCTCCCATGACCACAAAACCAGCCAACAGTCACTCGGTCAATAATGAAAGAACTATTGCCCTCTGACATCACTCAGTAATAGTCAAATAGCTACTGCCCTCTGACATCACTCAGTAATAGTCAAATAGCTACTGCCCTCTGACATCACTCAGTAATAGTCAAATAGCTACTGCCCTCTGACATCACTCAGTAATAGTCAAATAACTAATGCCCTCTGACATCACAGGTTTAATATTGACTGGAGTATTATATCACAGTGACAGCTATTGCCTAGAAGGTTGTAAAAGTGCCATACTGTACTGGCTTATATTCTCCCAACAACACAGCCTCAGCTGGCTTATCTGTCCACCAGCACAGAGTACAGAGACAACGTGTACGATCATCTGCTTAGATTTACACAAAACCGTTCATCAACTACACAGTCTGGCTCGCTAACCACCCGACGCGTTTGCGTTGCTGCAGAACTTCGCTTCTCTGAAAATAAAACCCTCTGAATAATGTATTCACGGTGTCGGATCACGTGGAGAAAGCCGACGCTTACCGTGGTACTTGCTGAAAACCTCCCTGAGAAGGAGGTACTTTGCAGTATAATCCCCGGATTCTGATAAGGGGGCGTCGTAATCTGCAGGATAAAAACACCCTGACAGTAAGAGAGAGCCGCACATCCCACACGAAGCAGACATGCTGCTCAGTCTGGGTCCAGGAGGTGGGGCCCAAACCCAGTCTTCATAATCCGACGCTGAGTGCAGATTCAGGGGACAGGTTCAAACAGCAGGTTCAGCAGACGGGAAATGGCCAAGTCTGGTCAGCTTGTGCCTTTCACAGCACAGTGTGCCGTAGTTTTTACAACAtgtagttaaataagaataattatacATTATAGGTCATTTTAATGCAAGCCATCTAAAACAAAGTATCCAACCCAGAGAAATGTAAAACGGCCATATCACATCAGTATCAAAGCCTACTCTATATTATGTACATTTATCATAAAGGGCTGTTCTATGTGCTTCAGCATGTTGTTCACAAGTGCAGCAAAAAAAAGAGGCTACTTGCCATAGCTGGTGACGTCAGCTTTGTAGGAATGCATTTCCAACGCCCCGTTCATGAAACCGAAGTTGGTGCCCCCGTGGAACATATAGAGGTTGATAGACAGCCCCTTCTGGAGAATCTCCATGACAACGCTCGCCATGTCTGTGGGGTAGAAgggagagctctgtgtgtgtgtgtgtgtgtgtgagatcggCAAGGGGTTTTACTGAACACCGAGATCGGAACTCAGACACAGAGCTGATTGGAGAGCTCTTATCTTCTTCTGAAAGGAATGAGATTACATACATTCCTGACTGCTTTTAAACATTAACCTTCCGCGGTGAAGACGTGATGAAGGTCACCCCAAGTATCAAACCATCCGCTCCAAAACTCCATAACCATCTTGGGTTTCTGGGGCTAAAAAACAGCCACAGTAAAGGTCACATCATTACCGACGTAGCTGGACATCATGATAGAACAGCCAGGCTCTCACACACTGGAATTGAGCCCAGTGTGATCAAATATAAAACTTGCTTGCTATATACATTTATACCACTGGATGGCACCCTAAACTCAAGAGTAAAAAGGTTTTTACACAAAACCGCAGCACAGTTTTCTCTAGAAATAAACTAGCCAGACGTACAGTTCACAACCCTGTACAGCtcaagttgtttcttattagttATACACATGTAAAATTGTAATCAGTGTTCAGTAGGAAAACATGTTTGCTCGTAGTGTATCAAGTGCTTACCCAATGCAGATGAAAGAACCATTGTCACTCATACATTCATTCCTTCATTAAGCTGTTTCATTTGTGTATatcttaaccctgtaatgcccatttctgtattgCGTATGACACAATGCTTAGTCAACCCTCTATATTATCACTCAAAGCCAGAGTTATATTTAAAAGCAATGTTGTGCAAATCCAGcgatcctcctaactgcagtgctaaccaaggaatattcatgtttttgggttgctcactaatgattggtcagctgtcagtgctttgactttcccattggttgctaaagcagggccttcaagtgaggcagagaataccctgggagatttatggcccacctctgctcactcctgattggtcgcctgtcttaaaaaaaaaaaaaaaaaaaaaaaggacattcttcgcctattggttaaactcactcaagaccttcaagtGAAACGGAGAATAACCTCAACTGTTGTTTTTCTAGCTTGTGGtcattgttttagacttatgcggcggaaatgcagatctcttagtggctgatcacatccccttcaggaaacccctagactcttaaaaaaacctctagtaaaccctgtaagcgAGTGAGGCaccgtaatgtcatttgactgacggtttacttggcactgtctggtcagcagagaataccttgaaggtcctgacggcacgccactgctcaaagccaacatttttcatatgcagtacattatatGTTGCCagatagggaaaaaaaaaaaaaaaaaaaaaaattatattgtacaagaaacggaatctagatatataaataaaagtagcttttctcatttgaAAAAGGGTTGGGCATTACAGAGTTAAATAACAGAGGCCAGTTCCCAATGACCACAGCAATCGCACACCAGACACTGCTGTGCACGTCCTGCGAGTGCGGTTTGCTCTCCTGCGTGGTTGTGCTTTACCTGTGAGGAGTCCAGGTGGCTGAGATGGAGATCCCTCAGTTTCTGCAGGTTGATGGTTGCCAGGGCTAGGAAAGAAGCCACAGGATTGTTAGCAGTGGAGCAAGAAGCAGCATCTCGCCCACTGGGTTTGTTTCCACATTCATTATTTGTATACAATCCATTATCTGACTTGAAAAACAGGTGTGGCGACACcgaaaaacaaaaacctgtacaGAGACTGCCTTGACTGCTACAGCTAATACCGTGTACTGCACTTCTAGTATTGAGCATAGATTCATATATGCTGTGTAATGAAATTGTACATATTGTGGTGGGTATCTAATGTTGGCCTGATCTCTGCTCCTCTGTCCTATGATTGTTTTTTCACAGCTGGTAGGAGAGCACGGAGGATTCCAGTACTGACCTCTGTGTCAGGTCTTTAGCTCTTCATTACTTCCTGGGGGCTATGTTTTGTTCTGCCTGAAACAGTATCACATCAACCAGAACACCATAAACTACTGTCCTCTGGCACTAAACAGATCTAACTCATGCAATCCATTTAGCctggtttgccatatttattaatctgctttaccatacctcgctatgccttaccttgctttcactgtgctttgttacactgtgctatgcttttactgtgggaaacttttacaagggaagGGTCACCAGATAACTGTAGTTGAAAATGATTTGGGGTGTGTCCAGTACCTCCTTCGACGTTCCCTTTCTTCAAGCCGTCCACGTTGTCCGAGGTCATCAGTAGCTCCTCTATCCCTCTGGACAGCAGGGCCTGTGTGGAAGgatcacacacagtcacagagtcATCTATTCACACACCTGATTCTACTAGAGCAGAGTCGAGGCTCTGAAGGAAGCATTGCTGAACACAGCTTCGTAACCCTGGCCTGCCCGCTGCTTTATCATGATGATGCAATACCTTGACAACCCTTTGTAGTGCCTTCCCTTCAGACTCACGTGGACATGCAATAGAACACAGTGTTACTGGCCTGGATCTTCCACCACCCTGGCTAAGTTGTTTGGAAAATGCTATAGTTATATATCTCAGTATAAGGGACACGCAGTGCGGAACAAAGTTAGTTAAGATTGTCAAAAACAGGTGTAGCTGTTAATAGCATAATGTGACCTTACTAAATTAAACGAGTCCTGCCTTTTAATTACAGAGCAAGGGTAAACTGGGCCCAGGGAACCTTATCTTCAGTAATGTTGGATGAATGTATAATATTAGCATTAGGCAATCTGAGATAAATAGGGGGAACCTGTTGTGTGGGTTGCAGGCCAGATCATACAAGGAATAGGGTTTATTGACATAAATACtttcaatgtaaaataaatacttggGGGGGCTCTCTCTTTTTATAATGAACTCTCTCTCTGCAGGACAGCAGAGAGAGAGTCTCATCCTAATTTATGTTATTGaaataattctctctctctctctctctctctctctctctctctctctctctctctctctctctctctctctctctctctctctctctctctctctctcctctctctctctctctctctcctctctctctctctctctctctctctctctctctctctctctctctctctctctctctctctctctctcatctctctctctctctctctctcaaccatGGCTCTTCCCCCAGAGTGGTTGCAGCCCTGTCTGTAGAGACTCCTTTGCAGTGTTTCACTTGGACAGGTCTCATCTGGGTGAGTCATTATATAATGAGACTGTGTGACTGCGACTGAGCAAGACAAAGACTGAATTGTCTCCTATCAAATAACAAAGGTGATTAAAGGCTGAAGGAAATGGTTTGGAAACATGCCCCCCTGCTGTACCGCACTCTGTACAATGTAATTACGACAAAGGACTGCTTCAACCTGCTAGTCAAACAGAAGAGTCATGTTGCACGCTGAAATCCAGCAAGCAGTCTTCGCTGTTCAAAGTCCCTTGAATTGGGCTCTAGGTGATCCTCCCATGTAACTGGGAACAGAAAGAAGTAATCCAGTAAATACCTCTTTCATGTAGGGCATGTACTCTGTGTCCACAGCAAAGGAACCGTATTCATTCTCCACTTGCACTGCTATGATTGGACCGCCTTTCTTATACTGGGAGAAAAGAAGAACTTGTTAGATTGCACAACAGTTCATTTGTGTGTCAGTGTACAGCTATGAGTTATTTTAATCCAGTGTCTAAGATGCACTAACTAACCTCAGTATTTGCACTGACACAAAACAGAATTTGCCTAACCCAGAAGGAGACAGTACAAATATTCATCTCAGGTGTGGAAGCTTAACCACATGGAATAACTGgaaaaactaattaaaatctACAACCAATGTATTCATACCAGGTGCCTACCACTGACTGACTGCACTTGaccagaacaacaaaaaaaaacatgacttctaATGGCTTTTTTGCATGAAAACACAACACCTGTACCTGCATCAGGTGCTACCTTTGTTTACATGGGTTTACATCATGCTGGTGTACCCTCACAATATGCCTCTCCGTAGCGATCTCTCACAATTATAGAAACTGCCACCCTTGTTTATGCTATGGGATAAAGCAGGTAGTAAATTACTGCAAGTCCTTTATAGTCATTATAATCAATCTGTGGTGAGCACAGTATAGGAAGCTGGCACAAAGTGACAGGTATCAAATAATGAGAGAGCAGCGGTACTGCACGCTGTGCTCCTCAGTGCTTACCTGTAGAGGGACGACTCTTGGGAGAAGCTGGCTGAAGAAAGCATCCACAGCCTGGGTAAACCCCTTGTAGGTAGACCTCAGCTGCATGGCCGGATCTCGGTACAGCCAGCTACAGCACAGAGCAGGAAGAGTCCCAGGGTTAGGAGGTGCAGAAAtactcaaagaaactactaaCTACTACTGAAAGACAAGATTATAAGTGATAACTGTTTCTCGCACCATTTCTAGACACCACACTCAGGTAGACAAGATCAATCACtacattctttttaaaatcactcGCTTTACTGGGTGATCTACTTGGAAGCCtttttagttttttggtttttttctaaACAGAAAGAGGCGTTTGTGTCCCAGTTTGTATGGGTGCTCTGCATTCCGATAGCACACTTAAGTCTCTCTTGTTGAAGATTTGATTTTGCTTGGAATGCAGGAGCACATGCGGAAGACGGGGACAGCATTGCTTCCAACAACACTGTGCTCTTTCTCCTACTGGAATCCTAGCCTGAAAAAATAATATGAAACGCATGGAAGCTTGTGAACTAACAAGGTGCGAAACTCAACAATTAACATTGGTATTACAAAAGCAATTCAGAACTGCAGGCCAGATTAATCAAGGTCTTTGGGGATCTAAATGAAACACAACTAAAAACAGGTttgacaaactttttttatttatttatgttttctatTTTGGCAACATTAATATTATATTCCCTGTCATAAAGAAGTTTGCAACTTACATTTGTACTAACTTCTGTTGTATTGTTACGTTAAATCTAGATGTGTTTGAAGATACTGAGTAAGACATCTAGTCGAAACGCTGGCCATTGAgtttattacgtttctttcagcactgttgagtgtttcaTAGTCAAAGGTAACATTTGAAATCTCCTGCTCCTTATATCTCTTAGTTAACAGTTAAGGAACTCAGCTGGGTTTGCTTACTGATACAGTAGAGATACTATAATACCACTGAAGAAAGTATCAACTGAAGGGAAGGAACAATTCAGGGCAAAGTGACCAGCAATTTCAAAAAGTGCAACCCTACCTGGGCAGCCCACCCAGGTCCCATTCTGCACAAATGTAGGGTCCTGGCCGAAGAATCACCCACAGACCCAGCTCACCAGCCAGCTTAATATAGGCCCTGCGGTACgaaaacacagacacatacacaagACGTTCACTTTCTACACAGCTAAAGAAGGGCGTTTGTctgaaatgtcttgaaataaatgatttttgaATCATTGCATCCCaaaaaaacttttcattttttcaatatatatattactgtaaaagTCAAAATATTGGCCAAtattaagatttactggtaaatgtcgacatttaccaagtcaaccggtaaatgtccaaaaaaaaaaaacaacttttgacatttaccggtaaatctcaagaataactaAGTGGCTTTGGCTAATGACCAAATGTTTTTCTCATCGCTGTCGCGCATTTCTGTAGTCAACAAGACACAGGAATTGTTTCTACCAGCTGCTTTCTGGTGGGCAAGGGTTCAAACGATGTATGTGCAACAAAACCTCTCAATTGTGCATCACTGcaagctcattaatgattattttgccaatggaaaatgtgtctgcagaaatacatatattgttcgacattaatgattattttgttaattgaccatttacatgcaggagtaaatgtctgaaaagcaatcaTTTTTCTTCATAATGTCAGATATTTACCACCAGATTTGGTTGGTATTTACCAATGAAatttaagattgaccagattATCACTTTTACTGCAATGACTGAGATACAGAGGCATGCTGACGACTGGATAGTCCCCCTGGTCCATTAAGACTGGGTAGTCTTGCTTGTGTTGTCTAGCGAGGGATTCTGTCACCTAGATACAGCTCCTAAGAGGTGCAGAATGGCTAGCTGCAGGGTCCCAGGAGGTTATGCAAATCACATTGGAAAAACAAGAGAACACGTCCTGGAAAATAGTAGAACCCTTTCCTGTGTTTTGCTTTTGAAACCCTAACAGCAACTGTTTAGATCCAGCAGCGTTGGCACTCTGTGAAGCATGCTGGCTCATGTACAGCTCCCTTTTAAAAATACGGGTACAGATCTTTCAATAGGATAAACAGAAAATGTGCTGGTTGTGCACGGTGTATGATCTGACTTTCAACAACATTAAATCCAATGTGTACGGTGCTCCTGATCAAACTTGGATCTTAAAAAGGATAACCTCATAAGACCCTTTTTTTCTGGAATTCTTTCATTTTTCTAGCAGCTAACTTAACTGAAACGTTTACTGAGTGCATCAACTAAAAGGAGCAATTGGTTTCCATGAAGTGCAGTAACGAGGTGTTGCTCATTGTATATTGTGTACAATCCTGTGTTGGGGGTCATACTCACTCTAAATCCAGGTTGCCTTTGAAATTGAAGGTTCCCCTTTCTGGTTCATGCAGATTCCACGGCACATACCTACAAATCAAATAACAGGTTATTCTGAAGTGTGTCTGTAGCTTCACGGAGGAGAATCTATAGCGTGCTACACCCTCCAGGTCTAAAACGCATTCCAGACACATTGAGCAGACAGGAGACTAGCTAGTAGTTATAACAATAACGACAACAGAAGAAACTGTAAAGAGGAACGACCTTAAATGGATATTTccgttttaaaaaacagttacacTTACGTGGTCAGTGTGTTGAGTCCACAAGCCTTCATCTTCAGCAGGCGGTCCCTCCAGTATTCCCGCGGCACCCGGAAGTAGTGAATGGATCCCCCCAGGATTCTGAACACTTCTCCTCCCAGCTGAAACTCGGGGGAGTCAGCCTGCAGCCCCACCATCCTGCTCCTCAGGGTGCTGGGCTCCATGTCATGCCAGTTAAACCTGGGTCCCACAGACAGGCGTTTTAAAGCACGGGCGTATCGAAGCTTGGCTAGACAGCGGCGTAGTCAGCACATGGCTTATTAAATATTACTTCGGTCTCTCTTCTTACTCCTTACCAGGTTCCTGGTGGAAGGATGTCTTACGAATGCAGCCTGGGCACGCTCAGTGGTTAAACAAATACACTGCGAATCAGAAACCTCTAGACTGGGATTGTTTAAGAATCACTAAAGCTAGTCTTGTAAGCACACTTAGTACAGCCTGTCTTCAAGCATTTAGTACAAGCCCCAGTGCTGAATAACTGTGCTTGCTCTGTGTGATCTTTCAGTTGCAACAGCATGCTTTTATGTACTGAGCAGGCATTTAATGGCACAAAGAGTGCCTTagcatttattgtttactgttacatcacaagacaaaaaaaaatgctgacttGCACCTGTTCTATTGCAATACACAGCACACATATACACGGGTCACCAACTGTACCCATCCAGCCtacacacagtgcagtacagagcATTTGGGCACCTTTATGAGGTTCATTGCACTCCAAAATTCTTCTCTTTATCATTGCAGTGTGGCTCACCATACAATATGGAGTGGATCTCTCTGCTACTGTACAGTGCGAGAGTAGCACACCACTGGCGACTATATCAGTCCAAAACAGCTTGCCGTACATAAGGGAGGTCCTTCAGTTTGCACAGGGCTGGTGTCACTTACCAATACCACAGGTCGGTTTCACCGCAAATGTTAACTAATGTAAGGTGAGCGACGCTGCGGTACAGGTGGGGCTGTAGGATCGCAGGCAGCGAGTGTTACTGTACAGCGGGTGTTTACTGTCCTAAGCCGGCTGTTACTGTGAGTGAAACACCAACTCATAC
Encoded here:
- the LOC117966551 gene encoding beta-galactosidase-1-like protein 2, with product MLILSLRSAHRRRLAVGGLILLAVILYRRFNWHDMEPSTLRSRMVGLQADSPEFQLGGEVFRILGGSIHYFRVPREYWRDRLLKMKACGLNTLTTYVPWNLHEPERGTFNFKGNLDLEAYIKLAGELGLWVILRPGPYICAEWDLGGLPSWLYRDPAMQLRSTYKGFTQAVDAFFSQLLPRVVPLQYKKGGPIIAVQVENEYGSFAVDTEYMPYMKEALLSRGIEELLMTSDNVDGLKKGNVEGALATINLQKLRDLHLSHLDSSQPQKPKMVMEFWSGWFDTWGDLHHVFTAEDMASVVMEILQKGLSINLYMFHGGTNFGFMNGALEMHSYKADVTSYDYDAPLSESGDYTAKYLLLREVFSKYHGESLPDVPALFPKMSYDASTVYQYMPLWEALQLAGEPFKSESPVNMENLPVNNGNGQSYGYTLYETTIPSGGTLHSNDKVRDRALVFVDSSFIGVLKYKHLELAVPEGKGNRKLSLLVENCGRVNYGKTLNNQRKGLVGDILLNGTPLKNFIIYSLDMKPRFMERLKYSRWKEVPDKPAVPGFFRGMLFVDGYPGDTFVKLPGWSKGVVFINGQNLGRYWSIGPQQTLYLPAPWLHTGINEVIVFEEQEAEKTIHFVNAPDLGMAVDVE